The DNA sequence GAGCGATCATGCACGACCTCGCCCGGGGCGTCGCCCGTTTCCGACGCGACGTCTTCCCGGCCAAGGCGCGCCTCTTCGCCCGGCTGGCCGGCCGCCACGCACCGGAAGTCCTGTTCATCGGCTGCTCCGACGCCCGGGTCCCGCCCGAGCTGATCACCCAGGGCGAGCCGGGCGAACTCTTCGTCGTCCGGACCGCGGGCAATATCGTCCCGGCGTACGCCCCCGGCGCGGACGGCGTGGCGGCGAGCATCGAGTACGCCGTCGGCGTGCTCGGCGTGGCCGAGGTCGTCGTCTGCGGACACTCGTACTGCGGGGCGATGACCGCGCTGGCGGAGGGCCGCGACCTGAGCGCCACCCCGGCCGTCGCGGACTGGCTGCGCCACGCGGACGCCGCCCGGGCGCGGGTCTCCGCCGAGGCGCCCGCGGCGGGGACCGTGGACGCCCTGGTGCGC is a window from the Streptomyces mobaraensis genome containing:
- a CDS encoding carbonic anhydrase; this encodes MHDLARGVARFRRDVFPAKARLFARLAGRHAPEVLFIGCSDARVPPELITQGEPGELFVVRTAGNIVPAYAPGADGVAASIEYAVGVLGVAEVVVCGHSYCGAMTALAEGRDLSATPAVADWLRHADAARARVSAEAPAAGTVDALVRANVHTQLANLATHPCVAGALARGALTLRGWVFDIATGTVEELPVNGSATGSVPSRATLPA